The following are encoded in a window of Candidatus Palauibacter scopulicola genomic DNA:
- the gcvT gene encoding glycine cleavage system aminomethyltransferase GcvT, whose product MKDLKETPLFEEHVRLGGKIVPFAGYAMPVQYPTGIRAEHQAVREKAGLFDVSHMGEFRVRGGDAQAFVAYATTNDPSRLEPGDAQYSAMCHETGGVIDDLIVYCMGEADYRLVVNAANMAKDWTHLSGLARDFDVEMTDESDGIALLALQGPLAEVILAPLTDRPLTEIGYYRFVHGDVAGAPCVISRTGYTGEIGFELYMPNASAVPMWRALVEAGAVPTGLGARDSLRLEMGYALYGNDVDDETTALEAGLGWLVKHAKGDFVGAEALAAQRAAGLTRKLRFLRLLERGFPRPGYDVRFDGEAVAVVRSGTVSPSMGHGIATAYLPVAAGFGAAVEIMIRGKAIAAEVVRPPFYPRGSLHRIAPRIAVITISDAVHAGERADGSGDLIGKWIRGRAYSLSGADVVPCESDAISSRLRHWCDVRGVDVVLTTGGIGLAARDVTPEAMRTVLERHAPGIAEMLRRAGAESTPYAALGRGLAGIRGETLIINLPGSPGGVSDGLAALESVIDHAVDLLRGETVNAPGG is encoded by the coding sequence GTGAAGGACCTGAAAGAAACCCCGCTGTTCGAGGAACACGTCCGGCTGGGCGGGAAGATCGTCCCCTTCGCCGGCTACGCGATGCCCGTCCAGTATCCGACCGGCATCAGGGCCGAACACCAGGCCGTGCGGGAGAAGGCGGGCCTGTTCGACGTCTCCCACATGGGAGAGTTCCGTGTCCGCGGCGGGGACGCGCAGGCGTTCGTGGCCTACGCGACCACGAACGACCCCTCGCGCCTGGAGCCGGGAGACGCCCAGTACAGCGCGATGTGCCACGAGACCGGCGGCGTCATCGACGACCTCATCGTCTACTGCATGGGCGAGGCGGATTACCGGCTCGTCGTGAACGCGGCCAACATGGCCAAGGACTGGACGCACCTGAGCGGGCTCGCGCGGGACTTTGACGTGGAGATGACGGACGAGAGCGACGGGATCGCCCTCCTCGCCCTCCAGGGTCCGCTGGCGGAAGTGATCCTGGCGCCGCTGACCGACCGGCCGCTGACGGAGATCGGGTACTATCGCTTCGTGCACGGAGACGTCGCGGGCGCGCCGTGCGTCATCAGTCGGACCGGATACACGGGGGAGATCGGGTTCGAACTCTACATGCCGAATGCGAGCGCGGTGCCGATGTGGCGGGCGCTGGTCGAGGCCGGCGCCGTCCCCACGGGCCTGGGAGCCCGCGACTCGCTCCGGCTCGAGATGGGCTACGCCCTGTACGGCAACGACGTGGACGACGAGACGACCGCGCTCGAGGCCGGGCTCGGGTGGCTCGTGAAGCACGCCAAGGGCGACTTCGTGGGCGCGGAAGCCCTCGCCGCCCAGCGCGCCGCCGGCCTCACCCGCAAGCTGCGCTTCCTGAGACTGCTCGAGCGGGGCTTCCCGCGGCCGGGCTACGACGTGCGATTCGACGGGGAGGCCGTCGCCGTCGTCCGCAGCGGCACCGTGAGTCCTTCCATGGGGCACGGGATCGCGACGGCCTACCTGCCGGTGGCCGCCGGGTTCGGCGCCGCGGTCGAAATCATGATCCGGGGGAAGGCGATCGCCGCCGAGGTCGTCCGCCCGCCCTTCTATCCGCGCGGCTCGCTGCACCGGATCGCGCCGCGGATCGCCGTCATCACGATCTCCGATGCCGTACACGCCGGGGAGCGGGCGGACGGTTCCGGGGATCTCATCGGGAAGTGGATCCGGGGGCGCGCCTACTCGCTGTCCGGGGCCGATGTCGTGCCCTGCGAGAGCGACGCGATCAGCTCCCGCCTCCGGCACTGGTGCGACGTACGTGGGGTCGATGTCGTACTCACGACCGGCGGCATCGGGCTCGCGGCGCGCGACGTGACGCCCGAGGCGATGCGCACCGTCCTTGAGCGCCACGCGCCGGGGATCGCCGAGATGCTGCGCCGCGCCGGCGCCGAGTCGACGCCGTACGCCGCGCTCGGCCGCGGGCTTGCGGGAATCCGCGGCGAGACGCTCATCATCAATCTGCCCGGAAGCCCGGGCGGCGTCTCCGACGGCCTCGCCGCACTCGAGTCCGTCATCGACCACGCGGTCGATCTGCTCCGCGGCGAGACCGTGAACGCCCCGGGCGGCTGA
- the argF gene encoding ornithine carbamoyltransferase, with protein sequence MDRTRHFLSIADWSPERLREALDLADRLKADPDAAGRPLAGKSLAMIFTKSSTRTRVSFQVGMHQLGGQALFLSSRDIQIGRGEPLSDTALVLSRFVHGIMIRTFAQSDVEALAEHGSIPVINGLTDLLHPCQVMADLQTARAEFGPDLSGRTVAWIGDGNNVANSWLNAAAKLGFQLRLACPEGYDPDPAILAAAGRATQVDLFRAPAEAAEGAHVVTTDVWASMGQEEEAAERARAFEGYHVDAEIMARAANDAIFLHCLPAHRGEEVAAEVIDGPASRVWDEAENRLHSQKAILTMLMGAAS encoded by the coding sequence ATGGACCGGACCCGACACTTTCTCTCGATCGCCGACTGGTCGCCCGAGCGGTTGCGCGAGGCGCTCGACCTCGCCGACCGCCTCAAGGCCGACCCCGATGCGGCGGGCCGTCCCCTCGCCGGCAAGTCGCTCGCCATGATCTTCACCAAGAGTTCGACCCGCACCCGGGTGTCCTTCCAGGTGGGGATGCACCAACTCGGCGGGCAGGCGCTCTTCCTCTCCTCGCGCGACATCCAGATCGGGCGCGGGGAACCGCTCTCCGATACGGCCCTGGTCCTGTCGCGCTTCGTGCACGGGATCATGATCCGGACGTTCGCGCAGTCCGACGTCGAGGCGCTCGCCGAGCACGGTTCGATCCCCGTCATCAACGGACTCACGGATCTGCTGCACCCCTGCCAGGTCATGGCCGACCTGCAGACCGCGCGCGCCGAGTTCGGCCCCGACCTCTCGGGACGGACCGTCGCCTGGATCGGCGACGGCAACAACGTCGCGAACTCGTGGTTGAACGCCGCGGCGAAACTCGGCTTCCAGCTCCGTCTCGCCTGCCCCGAGGGTTACGATCCGGATCCCGCGATCCTCGCCGCCGCGGGACGCGCGACGCAGGTGGATCTCTTCCGGGCGCCCGCCGAGGCGGCGGAGGGAGCGCACGTCGTGACGACGGACGTGTGGGCCTCGATGGGACAGGAGGAAGAAGCCGCGGAACGCGCGCGGGCCTTCGAGGGATACCATGTGGACGCGGAGATCATGGCCCGCGCCGCCAACGATGCGATCTTCCTCCACTGCCTGCCCGCGCACCGCGGCGAGGAAGTCGCGGCCGAAGTCATCGACGGGCCCGCGTCGCGCGTGTGGGACGAGGCGGAGAACCGGCTCCACTCGCAGAAGGCGATCCTCACCATGCTCATGGGAGCGGCCTCGTGA
- the hslU gene encoding ATP-dependent protease ATPase subunit HslU: MKTDISPAPDPGDPGIAAALTPRQIVEELDQYIIGQDEAKKAVAIALRNRWRRQNVDEGMREEILPNNIILIGPTGVGKTEIARRLSRLAGAPFIKVEASKFTEVGYVGRDVESMIRDLLEIAIKLVREEQEARHAEIADRRVEERLLDLLLPPVAESEPAAGSGGGPQRQFVVSLAGQASETHSDEPSEQRKQRTREKLRGLLRDGMLDEREVEVEVSESAVPMLDVGGGMESLDFNVGEVLKGVLPKKTRRRRVSVADARRILRSEELANLVDMEEVTEQALRRTESMGIVFLDEIDKVAGKHGGSGPDVSREGVQRDLLPIVEGSTVQTRHGMVRTDHILFIAAGAFHIAKPSDLIPELQGRFPIRVELESLDAEAFTRILQEPRYALLAQYQALVETESARLEFEESAVREIARIASHVNERTENIGARRLHTVLSTLLEKILFDLPEARANETIAIDADFVRDRLSRIADDEDLRRYIL, encoded by the coding sequence ATGAAGACCGATATCAGCCCCGCCCCGGACCCCGGCGACCCCGGCATCGCGGCGGCGCTTACCCCGCGACAGATCGTCGAGGAACTCGACCAGTACATCATCGGACAGGACGAGGCGAAGAAGGCCGTCGCGATCGCGCTCCGCAACCGCTGGCGCCGGCAGAACGTCGACGAGGGGATGCGCGAGGAGATCCTCCCCAACAACATCATCCTCATCGGCCCGACCGGCGTGGGGAAGACCGAAATCGCCCGCCGCCTCTCGCGGCTCGCGGGGGCTCCGTTCATCAAGGTCGAGGCCTCGAAGTTCACCGAGGTGGGCTACGTCGGCCGCGATGTGGAATCGATGATCCGGGACTTGCTCGAGATCGCGATCAAGCTCGTTCGCGAAGAGCAGGAGGCCCGCCACGCGGAGATCGCTGACAGGCGGGTCGAAGAGCGCCTCCTCGACCTTCTCCTGCCTCCCGTCGCGGAGAGCGAGCCCGCGGCGGGTTCCGGCGGAGGCCCGCAGCGGCAGTTCGTCGTGTCGCTCGCGGGGCAGGCATCCGAGACCCACTCGGACGAGCCTTCCGAGCAGCGCAAGCAGCGCACTCGGGAGAAGCTCCGCGGGCTCCTGCGCGACGGCATGCTCGATGAGCGGGAGGTCGAAGTCGAGGTCAGCGAGAGCGCGGTCCCGATGCTTGATGTGGGGGGCGGCATGGAAAGCCTGGACTTCAACGTCGGCGAAGTCCTCAAGGGCGTTCTGCCGAAGAAGACCCGCCGCCGCCGCGTCTCGGTCGCGGACGCGCGCCGCATCCTCCGCTCCGAGGAGCTCGCGAACCTGGTGGACATGGAGGAGGTCACGGAGCAGGCGCTCCGCCGGACCGAGAGCATGGGGATCGTCTTCCTCGACGAGATCGACAAGGTCGCCGGAAAGCACGGCGGCTCCGGACCCGACGTATCGCGCGAGGGCGTGCAGCGCGACCTCCTGCCCATCGTCGAGGGGTCCACGGTCCAGACGCGGCACGGGATGGTCCGCACGGACCACATCCTGTTCATCGCCGCCGGGGCCTTCCACATCGCGAAGCCGTCGGATCTGATCCCCGAACTCCAGGGCCGGTTCCCGATCCGCGTGGAACTCGAGAGTCTGGACGCGGAGGCGTTCACGCGCATCCTGCAGGAACCTCGCTACGCCCTCCTCGCGCAGTACCAGGCACTCGTGGAGACCGAATCCGCCCGGCTCGAGTTCGAGGAGAGCGCGGTCCGCGAGATCGCCCGCATCGCGAGCCACGTGAACGAGCGGACGGAGAACATCGGCGCCCGGCGTCTCCATACGGTGCTCAGCACGCTCCTGGAGAAGATCCTCTTCGATCTGCCGGAGGCGCGGGCGAACGAGACGATCGCCATCGACGCGGACTTCGTGCGCGATCGCCTGTCGCGGATCGCGGACGACGAAGACCTGCGCCGCTATATCCTCTGA
- the hslV gene encoding ATP-dependent protease subunit HslV, with translation MIRATTILCVRVGGEVAMAGDGQVTMGETVVKAKASKLRTMRDGRILAGFAGGVADALTLFEKFEAQLERYPRHLTRAAVELAKEWRSDRYLRRLEALLAVADRETSLLIAGTGEVIEPDDGILALGSGGPHALAAARALARRTDLPAAEVARQALEIAAEICVYTNREITVLELADADGNGNEP, from the coding sequence ATGATACGAGCCACAACGATCCTCTGCGTTCGGGTCGGAGGGGAGGTCGCGATGGCGGGTGACGGCCAGGTGACGATGGGGGAGACCGTCGTCAAGGCGAAGGCGAGCAAGCTCCGCACCATGCGCGACGGTCGGATCCTGGCGGGCTTCGCCGGCGGCGTCGCCGATGCGCTCACCCTGTTCGAGAAGTTCGAGGCGCAACTCGAACGCTACCCGCGCCACCTCACACGCGCGGCGGTGGAACTCGCGAAGGAGTGGCGGAGCGACCGCTATCTTCGGCGGCTCGAGGCGCTGCTCGCCGTCGCCGACCGGGAGACGAGCCTGCTCATCGCCGGCACGGGAGAGGTCATCGAACCGGACGACGGCATTCTCGCGCTCGGTTCCGGGGGGCCGCACGCGCTCGCCGCCGCTCGGGCCCTCGCCCGCCGGACGGATCTGCCCGCCGCCGAGGTGGCCCGGCAGGCGCTCGAGATCGCGGCGGAGATCTGCGTGTACACGAACCGCGAGATCACGGTGCTCGAACTCGCGGACGCCGACGGCAACGGAAACGAGCCATGA
- a CDS encoding tyrosine recombinase XerC, producing MTGTSAPADSGARARRAWVDDFLRYARSERRLSPNTVSAYRRDLGQFEAFVSAYEGTHDWGWADVHRLSIRSFMGHLESRGLKRSSIARKLAAVRAFFAFLRRTDRVEASPARLVRTPRRDRTLPSFLSEEDARELLDSAGEAARRDGSAVALRRWALLELLYSCGLRLAEVQGLDVTAVDRHTGQVRALGKGGKERVVPLGRRASEALGAYFGKRGESASRAAFLSVRGTRLSRRQIQRDVTAQLARVAEGDRLTTHSLRHSFATHLLDRGADLVSVKEMLGHASLSTTRIYTHTSVDRLKRVHSRAHPRGGE from the coding sequence ATGACCGGGACGTCCGCGCCCGCCGACTCGGGGGCGCGAGCTCGACGTGCATGGGTCGACGACTTCCTTCGCTACGCCCGCTCCGAGCGCCGGCTGTCCCCCAACACCGTGTCCGCATACCGCCGCGACCTCGGCCAGTTCGAGGCCTTCGTGAGCGCGTACGAGGGGACGCACGACTGGGGCTGGGCGGACGTGCATCGCCTGTCCATCCGTTCCTTCATGGGACACCTGGAGTCGCGCGGGCTGAAGCGTTCCTCGATCGCCCGCAAGCTCGCCGCCGTGCGCGCCTTCTTCGCCTTCCTCCGGCGCACGGACCGGGTGGAAGCCAGCCCGGCCCGGCTCGTCCGCACCCCCCGCCGCGACCGGACGCTGCCCTCCTTCCTGAGCGAAGAGGACGCCCGCGAACTGCTCGATTCCGCGGGCGAGGCGGCGCGACGGGACGGGTCCGCGGTGGCGCTCCGGCGCTGGGCCCTCCTCGAGTTGCTGTACTCGTGCGGACTGCGCCTGGCGGAGGTGCAGGGCCTCGACGTGACCGCCGTGGACCGCCACACGGGGCAGGTCCGAGCGCTCGGGAAGGGCGGGAAGGAGCGGGTGGTCCCTCTCGGCCGCCGCGCCTCGGAAGCGCTCGGCGCCTATTTCGGGAAACGGGGGGAAAGCGCCTCCCGCGCCGCGTTCCTCTCCGTTCGCGGCACCCGCCTCTCGCGGCGGCAGATCCAGCGCGACGTGACGGCCCAGCTTGCGCGGGTCGCGGAGGGCGACCGTCTGACCACGCATTCGCTGCGCCACTCCTTCGCGACCCACCTTCTCGATCGCGGCGCGGACCTCGTCTCGGTGAAGGAGATGCTGGGACACGCGAGTCTGAGCACGACCCGGATCTACACGCACACATCCGTGGACCGCCTCAAGCGCGTACACTCCCGGGCCCACCCGCGCGGTGGAGAGTGA
- the topA gene encoding type I DNA topoisomerase: MNLVIVESPAKARTLESYLGAGFSVQASVGHVRDLPRSGLGVDVDKGFEPEYVTIEGKEPVLRKLRAAAAKADSILLATDPDREGEAIAYHIVEALTQRKRSLRERFHRITFNEITKSAVLEALKEPGEIDLPRIEAQQARRILDRLVGYRVSPLLWKKIKPGLSAGRVQSVAVRLLVERERERRAFRSGAWWRLRAHLAADGGVFTADLAALDGVAIATGRDFDERTGALKPGRKVVLLDRERAEALRARLADAAFTVVSLREKRSKRSPYPPFTTATLQQEANRKLNLGARETMRTAQALYEAGRITYMRTDSVTLSEAAITAIRSRVAARYGKEYLSPAPRRYKTKSRSAQEAHEAIRPAGTDMRTADELGLTGRQKALYELIWRRAVATQMADARLRHLTVQVDAEEARFRAAGKVIEFPGFFRAYVEGSDDPDAALENQETVLPDLREGQTLEKRKLESRKHETKPPPRFTDAALVKELEADGIGRPSTYAAIISTVVDRGYAVRQNKQLVPTFIAFAVTGLLEDHFPNLVDTGFTSEMEDALDEIARGNVDWRAYLGDFYSGGDGLEARLVEREAAIDPREASTVRLQDLTPRVRIGRYGPFLELEKNGDRLTASLPDDVAPADLSEEQAIDLLRKRAEGPDRLGEDPDSGEAIYLMEGRFGPYVQRGERADGQKPKRASLPKNMRPEDVSLATALKLLAMPAPLGAHPQSGDPVKVGIGRYGPYVVHQSDYRSLTESDDPLDITFERAMELLSAPKTRGRRASATPLREVGAHPDDGEPIAIYKGRYGPYVKHGTTNASLPRGMEPDEVTLDVALDLLKKRRERDATRKAGGRRGGSRKKSSRK, translated from the coding sequence GTGAATCTCGTCATCGTGGAGTCGCCGGCGAAGGCCCGCACCCTGGAGTCGTATCTCGGGGCCGGATTCAGCGTGCAGGCATCCGTCGGACACGTCCGGGACCTCCCCAGAAGCGGCCTCGGCGTCGACGTCGATAAGGGGTTCGAGCCGGAGTACGTCACGATCGAGGGGAAGGAACCCGTCCTCCGCAAGCTGCGCGCGGCGGCGGCGAAGGCGGATTCCATCCTTCTCGCCACGGACCCCGACCGGGAGGGCGAGGCGATCGCCTATCACATCGTCGAGGCCCTGACCCAGCGGAAGCGGTCGCTCCGGGAGCGGTTCCACCGCATCACGTTCAACGAGATCACGAAGAGCGCCGTGCTCGAGGCGCTCAAGGAGCCGGGCGAGATCGACCTCCCCCGCATCGAGGCCCAGCAGGCGCGCAGGATTCTGGATCGTCTCGTCGGGTACAGGGTCTCCCCGCTCCTGTGGAAGAAGATCAAGCCGGGGCTCTCGGCGGGCCGCGTGCAGTCGGTCGCCGTACGCCTGCTCGTGGAGCGCGAACGGGAGCGGCGCGCCTTCCGGAGCGGCGCCTGGTGGCGCCTGCGCGCGCACCTCGCCGCGGACGGGGGAGTCTTCACGGCCGACCTCGCCGCCCTCGACGGGGTGGCGATCGCGACGGGCCGGGATTTCGACGAGCGCACCGGCGCCCTCAAGCCCGGCCGCAAGGTCGTCCTGCTGGACCGGGAACGCGCCGAGGCGCTCCGCGCGCGGTTGGCCGACGCCGCCTTCACGGTCGTCAGCCTGCGGGAGAAGCGGTCGAAGCGGAGCCCGTATCCTCCCTTCACGACGGCGACCCTCCAGCAGGAGGCCAACCGCAAGCTGAACCTCGGGGCCCGGGAGACGATGCGGACCGCCCAGGCGCTCTACGAGGCCGGCCGCATCACCTACATGAGGACCGATTCCGTCACACTCTCCGAAGCCGCGATCACGGCGATCCGGAGCCGCGTGGCGGCCCGATACGGGAAGGAGTACCTGAGCCCGGCCCCACGGCGCTACAAGACGAAGTCCCGCTCGGCGCAGGAGGCCCACGAGGCGATTCGTCCGGCCGGCACCGACATGCGGACCGCGGATGAACTCGGACTCACCGGCCGGCAGAAGGCGCTCTACGAGCTGATCTGGCGACGCGCGGTCGCGACGCAGATGGCCGATGCCCGGCTGCGGCACCTGACCGTGCAGGTGGATGCGGAGGAGGCGCGCTTCCGGGCCGCGGGGAAGGTCATCGAATTCCCCGGCTTCTTCCGCGCCTACGTCGAAGGCTCCGACGATCCGGACGCGGCGCTGGAGAACCAGGAGACGGTCCTCCCGGACTTGCGCGAGGGTCAGACGCTCGAGAAGCGCAAGCTGGAGAGCCGGAAGCACGAGACGAAGCCGCCCCCCCGCTTCACGGACGCGGCGCTCGTGAAGGAACTGGAGGCGGACGGCATCGGGCGTCCCTCCACGTACGCTGCCATTATCTCTACCGTCGTCGATCGAGGGTACGCCGTACGACAGAACAAGCAACTCGTCCCCACGTTCATCGCCTTCGCGGTAACCGGCCTCCTCGAGGATCACTTCCCGAACCTCGTCGACACCGGGTTCACCTCCGAGATGGAGGATGCGCTGGACGAGATCGCTCGCGGCAACGTGGACTGGCGCGCCTACCTCGGGGATTTCTACAGCGGCGGAGACGGTCTCGAAGCGCGACTCGTCGAGCGCGAAGCGGCCATCGACCCGCGCGAAGCCTCGACCGTGCGGCTCCAGGACCTCACTCCCCGCGTGCGGATCGGCCGCTACGGGCCCTTCCTCGAACTCGAGAAGAACGGCGACCGGCTCACCGCGTCCCTCCCCGACGACGTCGCCCCGGCCGACCTCAGCGAGGAGCAGGCGATCGACCTCCTGCGGAAGCGGGCGGAAGGTCCGGACCGTCTGGGGGAGGACCCCGATTCCGGGGAGGCCATCTACCTCATGGAGGGGCGCTTCGGCCCCTACGTCCAGCGGGGCGAGCGGGCGGACGGACAGAAGCCGAAACGCGCCTCCCTCCCGAAGAACATGCGGCCGGAGGATGTCTCGCTGGCGACGGCGCTCAAACTGCTCGCCATGCCCGCCCCGCTCGGCGCGCACCCGCAGAGCGGCGACCCGGTGAAGGTGGGCATCGGGCGCTACGGCCCGTACGTCGTCCACCAGTCGGACTACCGCTCGCTGACGGAGAGCGACGACCCGCTCGACATCACCTTCGAGCGCGCCATGGAGCTGCTCTCCGCGCCCAAGACGCGGGGCCGCCGGGCGAGCGCCACGCCGCTGCGGGAAGTCGGCGCGCACCCGGATGACGGCGAGCCGATCGCGATCTACAAGGGTCGCTACGGTCCCTACGTGAAACACGGCACGACGAACGCGTCGCTGCCCAGGGGGATGGAGCCCGACGAGGTCACGCTGGACGTGGCGCTGGACCTGCTGAAGAAGCGGAGGGAGCGCGACGCGACCCGAAAGGCGGGGGGGCGGCGCGGCGGCTCCCGCAAGAAGTCGTCGAGAAAATGA
- a CDS encoding shikimate kinase has translation MAGVPGKIWLVGLSGSGKSTMGPILARRLGYRFVDLDREIEARAGESISRVFRRRGEGEFRRLEAAAAARVAREKDVVVATGGGWMARRDIDRSSDGRVRVWLRVRPETAIHRLSQEGAEVRPLLAGPDPEAALAALLAAREAAYAEAEVVLETDGREPEDVVEVALRSLRHFAAGRQGGREGPTEGPTEGQQES, from the coding sequence GTGGCGGGCGTACCCGGAAAGATCTGGCTCGTCGGTCTCTCCGGATCGGGGAAGAGCACCATGGGCCCGATCCTCGCGCGGCGTCTGGGCTACCGGTTCGTCGACCTGGACCGCGAGATCGAGGCGCGAGCCGGCGAATCGATCTCGCGCGTATTCCGCCGCCGCGGGGAAGGCGAGTTCCGGCGGCTCGAGGCCGCCGCCGCCGCCCGCGTGGCCCGGGAAAAAGACGTGGTCGTCGCGACCGGGGGCGGGTGGATGGCGCGCCGGGACATCGACCGTTCCTCCGACGGCCGGGTACGCGTCTGGTTGCGCGTGCGCCCCGAGACCGCGATCCATCGCCTCTCCCAGGAGGGCGCCGAGGTCCGGCCTCTGCTGGCCGGGCCCGACCCCGAAGCCGCGCTCGCCGCGCTGCTCGCGGCGCGGGAGGCCGCCTACGCGGAGGCCGAGGTCGTACTGGAGACGGATGGCCGGGAACCGGAAGATGTCGTGGAGGTAGCGCTGAGGAGTCTGCGGCATTTCGCCGCCGGCCGGCAGGGAGGCAGGGAAGGACCGACGGAAGGACCAACGGAAGGACAACAGGAGAGTTGA
- the aroC gene encoding chorismate synthase has translation MLRCLRLTTAGETHGPAVVAVLEGIPAGLALAPEDIARELARRQGGHGRGGRMKIEKDVGEIFGGVRLGETLGAPVAVRIPNRDFRNWGAAMAVEAPEVDDDERLRRVYLPRPGHADLAGMLKYGRTDARDILERASARETAARVAAGAVAKRLLGEFGVRVESHVVSIGPVEASRGLPLPEDLIAVADASVVRCIDPDATIAMVDAIDAARRAGDSLGGVFEVVARGVPVGLGSHVTWETRLGGRIGGAMMSIHAMKGVEIGMGFEAARHRGSDVHDEIERDPALRGSGGYRRRRNNAGGLEGGMTTGGDIVARVAMKPLSSLRRPLDSVDTRTGEPAKAVLERSDVCAVPAAGIVGEAMMALVLADAWIEKFGGDSLAEMRSNVVSYLARLEDAG, from the coding sequence ATGCTGAGGTGTCTGAGGCTGACCACGGCAGGCGAGACGCACGGCCCCGCCGTGGTCGCCGTGCTGGAGGGGATCCCCGCCGGGCTGGCGCTTGCGCCTGAGGATATCGCGCGGGAGCTGGCGCGCCGGCAGGGCGGGCACGGCCGTGGGGGCCGCATGAAGATCGAGAAGGATGTGGGCGAGATCTTCGGCGGCGTGCGCCTCGGCGAGACGCTCGGGGCTCCGGTCGCGGTCCGGATCCCCAACCGCGACTTCAGGAACTGGGGCGCGGCGATGGCGGTCGAAGCGCCGGAGGTGGACGACGACGAACGCCTGCGCCGGGTGTACCTGCCGCGGCCGGGGCACGCCGATCTCGCGGGGATGCTCAAGTACGGGCGGACGGACGCCCGCGACATCCTCGAGCGGGCGAGTGCGCGGGAGACCGCCGCCCGCGTCGCCGCCGGGGCCGTGGCCAAGCGGCTGCTGGGGGAGTTCGGCGTGCGCGTCGAGAGTCACGTGGTGTCGATCGGTCCGGTGGAAGCGTCGCGCGGGTTGCCGCTGCCGGAGGATCTGATCGCCGTGGCCGACGCGTCGGTCGTGCGCTGCATCGACCCCGATGCGACCATCGCCATGGTCGACGCGATCGACGCGGCCCGCCGTGCCGGCGATTCGCTGGGAGGCGTATTCGAGGTCGTCGCGCGCGGTGTGCCCGTGGGCCTCGGCAGCCACGTCACCTGGGAGACCCGCCTCGGCGGCCGGATCGGCGGAGCTATGATGTCGATCCACGCGATGAAGGGGGTCGAGATCGGGATGGGCTTCGAAGCCGCGCGTCACCGCGGGTCCGACGTCCACGACGAGATCGAACGGGATCCGGCGCTTCGCGGGAGCGGAGGCTACAGGCGGCGGCGGAACAACGCGGGAGGCCTGGAAGGCGGGATGACGACGGGAGGCGATATCGTCGCCCGTGTGGCGATGAAGCCGCTCAGTTCGCTGCGCCGCCCCCTGGACAGCGTGGACACACGGACCGGTGAGCCCGCCAAGGCGGTCCTCGAGCGCAGCGACGTGTGCGCGGTGCCGGCCGCCGGGATCGTGGGGGAGGCGATGATGGCGCTGGTGCTGGCGGACGCGTGGATCGAGAAGTTCGGCGGCGACAGCCTCGCGGAGATGCGCTCCAACGTGGTCAGTTACCTCGCCCGACTCGAGGACGCGGGGTGA